A region of Gadus morhua chromosome 18, gadMor3.0, whole genome shotgun sequence DNA encodes the following proteins:
- the vclb gene encoding vinculin has protein sequence MPVFHTKTIESILEPVAQQISHLVIMHEEGEVDGKAIPDLTAPVAAVQAAVSNLVRVGRDTVQTTEDKIMKRDMPPAFSKVETACTKLVQAASMLKADPYSVPARDYLIDGSRGILSGTSDLLLTFDEAEVRKIIRVCRGILEYLTVAEVVESMEDLITYTKNLGPGMTKMAKMIDERQQELTHQEHRVMLVTSMNMVKELLPVLISGIKIFVSTKTSRSQGVEEALKNRNFTFEKMSAEIHEIIRVLQLTSWDEDAWANKDTEAMKRALGLIDSKMAQAKNWLRDPNAQPGDAGEQAIRQILDEAGKVGELCTGKERRDVVGTAKTLGQMTDQVSEMRARGQGSSPAAMQKAQQVSQGLDVLTGKVENAARKLEAMTNSKQAIAKRIDAAQSWLADPNGGPEGEENIRALLAEAKRIADMSEDPKEREDILRSIGEIAALTAKLSDLRRQGKGDTPEARALAKQIATALQNLQSKTNKAVANSRPAKAAVHLEGKIEQAQRWIENPNVDDSGVGQAAIRGLVAEGRRLGNALPGPYRQELLGKCEQVEQLMAQLADLAARGEGDSPQARAVAHQLQEALKDLKGKMQEAMTQEVSDIFSDTTTPIKLLAVAATAPLEAANRDEVFDDRAANFETHSNKLGATAEKAAAVGTANKTTVEGIQAAVKSTRDLTPQVVSAARILLRNPGNQAAYEHFETMKNQWIDNVEKMTGMVDEAIDTKSLLDASEEAIKKDLEKCRVAMANHQPQMLVAGATSIARRANRILLVAKREVENSEDPKFRETVKAASDMLSQTISPMVMDAKAVAGNIHDPNLQKGFLDSGFRILGAVAKVREAFQPPEPDFPPPPLELDQLHLNDEPAPPKPPLPEGEVPPPRPPPPEEKEDEFPEAKAGEVVSEPMMMAARQLHEEARKWSSKGNDIIGAAKRMALLMAEMSRLVRGGSGNKRALIQCAKDIAKASDEVTRLAKEVAKQCTDKRIRTNLLQVCERIPTISTQLKILSTVKATMLGRTNISDEESEQATEMLVHNAQNLMQSVKETVREAEAASIKIRTDAGFTLHWIRKTPWYQ, from the exons ATGCCGGTTTTTCATACAAAAACCATAGAAAGTATTCTGGAGCCGGTGGCCCAGCAGATATCCCATCTGGTGATAATGCACGAAGAAGGTGAGGTGGACGGGAAAGCCATTCCGGACCTCACGGCCCCCGTGGCCGCTGTGCAGGCTGCTGTCAGCAACCTTGTTCGG GTGGGGAGAGACACTGTCCAGACCACAGAGGACAAAATAATGAAAAGGGACATGCCGCCAGCCTTCAGCAA GGTTGAGACCGCCTGCACTAAGCTGGTGCAGGCCGCCTCCATGCTGAAGGCCGACCCGTACTCCGTGCCTGCCCGGGATTACCTCATCGACGGCTCGAGGGGCATCCTCTCGGGAACCTCGGACCTGCTCCTCACCTTCGACGAGGCGGAG GTGCGTAAAATCATCCGAGTATGCAGGGGCATCCTCGAATACCTGACGGTGGCCGAGGTGGTGGAATCGATGGAGGACTTGATCACGTACACGAAAAACCTGGGACCAG GGATGACGAAGATGGCCAAGATGATCGACGAGAGGCAGCAGGAGCTGACTCATCAGGAGCACCGCGTCATGCTGGTCACCTCCATGAACATGGTGAAGGAGCTGCTGCCAGTCCTCATCTCAG GTATCAAGATCTTCGTGAGCACCAAGACGTCAAGGAGCCAGGGCGTGGAGGAAGCCCTGAAGAACCGCAACTTCACCTTCGAGAAGATGAGCGCCGAGATCCACGAGATCATCAGGGTGCTGCAGCTCACCTCCTGGGACGAGGACGCCTGGGCCAATAAG GACACGGAGGCCATGAAGAGGGCCCTGGGGCTCATCGACTCCAAAATGGCGCAGGCCAAGAACTGGTTGAGGGACCCCAACGCCCAACCAG gcgACGCAGGGGAGCAGGCCATCCGCCAGATCCTGGACGAAGCCGGGAAGGTCGGAGAGCTGTGTACCGGAAAGGAGCGCCGGGATGTGGTGGGAACGGCCAAGACCCTGGGACAGATGACCGATCAAGTGTCCGAAATGCGCGCAAG aggtcaggggtcgtcTCCGGCTGCCATGCAGAAGGCCCAGCAGGTGTCCCAAGGACTGGACGTGCTCACAGGCAAGGTGGAGAACGCCGCGCGCAAGCTGGAAGCCATGACTAACTCCAAACAGGCCATCGCCAAACGGATTGACGCGGCACAG AGCTGGCTGGCGGACCCCAACGGGGGgccggagggagaggagaacatcAGGGCCCTGCTCGCCGAGGCCAAGAGGATCGCCGACATGTCGGAGGACCccaaggagagggaggacatCCTGCGCTCCATCGGGGAGATCGCCGCCCTCACCGCCAAGCTCTCGGACCTCCGGCGACA GGGCAAGGGTGATACACCGGAGGCCAGGGCCTTGGCCAAGCAGATCGCCACTGCCCTGCAGAACCTGCAGTCCAAGACCAACAAGGCGGTGGCCAACAGCAGGCCGGCCAAGGCCGCCGTGCACCTGGAGGGGAAGATCGAACAGGCGCAGCGCTGGATCGAAAACCCCAACGTGGACGACAGCGGAGTGG GCCAGGCAGCCATCCGGGGTCTGgtggcggagggccggcgacttGGCAACGCCCTGCCGGGCCCCTACCGACAGGAGCTGCTGGGTAAGTGTGAGCAGGTGGAGCAGCTCATGGCCCAGCTGGCCGACCTGGCCGCCCGGGGTGAAGGGGACTCCCCCCAGGCCCGGGCTGTGGCTCACCAACTCCAGGAAGCTCTGAAG GACCTGAAGGGTAAGATGCAGGAAGCGATGACTCAGGAGGTGTCAGACATCTTCAgcgacaccaccacccccatcaagCTGCTGGCCGTGGCGGCCACCGCCCCTCTGGAAGCCGCCAACAGGGATGAG GTGTTTGACGATAGAGCCGCTAACTTCGAGACCCACTCCAATAAGCTGGGGGCCACAGCGGAAAAGGCAGCCGCCGTGGGAACGGCCAACAAGACCACCGTGGAGGGAATCCAGGCCGCGGTCAAGTCCACCAGAGACCTGACGCCACAA GTGGTCTCTGCCGCTCGTATCCTGCTGAGGAACCCAGGCAACCAGGCCGCCTATGAGCACTTTGAGACCATGAAGAACCAGTGGATCGACAACGTTGAGAAAATGACAG GGATGGTGGACGAAGCCATCGACACCAAGTCCCTGCTGGACGCCTCCGAGGAGGCCATCAAGAAGGACCTGGAGAAGTGCCGCGTCGCCATGGCGAACCATCAGCCCCAGATGCTGGTCGCCGGGGCAACCAGCATCGCCCGCAGGGCCAACCGAATCCTCCTGGTGGCCAAGCGGGAGGTGGAGAACTCTGAGGACCCAAAGTTCAGGGAGACGGTGAAGGCCGCGTCCGACATGCTCAGCCAGACCATCTCTCCCATGGTGATGGATGCCAAGGCAGTGGCTGGAAACATCCACGACCCAA ATCTTCAGAAGGGCTTCCTGGACTCGGGCTTCAGGATCCTTGGGGCTGTAGCCAAGGTCAGGGAGGCGTTCCAGCCTCCGGAGCCAGACttccccccgcctcctctcgAACTGGATCAGCTCCAC CTGAACGACGAGCCGGCGCCGCCCAAGCCCCCGCTCCCAGAGGGTGAAGTCCcgccccccaggccccctcccccagaggagaaggaagacGAGTTCCCTGAGGCGAAGGCCGGCGAGGTGGTGAGCGAGCCCATGATGATGGCCGCCCGGCAGCTCCACGAAGAGGCTCGCAAATGGTCCAGCAAG GGTAATGACATCATCGGCGCGGCCAAGCGGATGGCCTTGCTCATGGCTGAGATGTCGCGCCTGGTGCGGGGCGGCAGTGGGAACAAACGCGCCCTGATCCAGTGCGCCAAGGACATCGCCAAGGCCTCGGACGAGGTCACGCGGCTGGCCAAGGAGGTGGCCAAGCAGTGCACCGACAAACGCATCCGGACCAACCTGCTCCAG GTGTGCGAGCGCATTCCCACCATCAGCACGCAGCTGAAGATCCTGTCCACGGTCAAGGCCACTATGTTGGGTCGCACCAATATCAGCGATGAGGAGTCTGAGCAG GCCACTGAGATGTTGGTCCACAACGCCCAGAACCTGATGCAGTCCGTGAAGGAGACGGTGAGGGAGGCTGAGGCTGCCTCCATTAAGATCCGGACTGACGCAGGGTTCACTCTCCACTGGATCAGGAAGACCCCCTGGTACCAGTAA